The following nucleotide sequence is from Flavobacterium sp. N1736.
AAAATAAGCTTCGCTAAAATCATGTATTTGTGACATCTTTATAGCATAATATAAAAATTCCTCATAAGAATTTAATAAACCATATTGTTTAAAAGCTAACTTATATGAATTTGTATCTCCATAAGTCAAAGCGCTATCCGCAAGCTTTTTAGCTTTTTGTTTTAAATTATAGTATTTTTCATAATTCAATGAGGCTGTTACTTTTTTTAAATTATTCTTTTCCGATTGTTTATTGCACGAAAAAGATAATACAAGCAGTAAAAAAAAATAATATTTATTTTCATGATTTAAATTTTTTTAAATTTTGTTGTTCTAGATCCCGGAACCTCTTTTCTCCTCGCTGACCGAAGTGTTCTTGTTCACGCTGCGCAAAAATCTCTGACTTTGCGGCATTTCAAACAAATATAATTGAAAACATAAACCTCATAAAGTCTCCTTACTTTAAAACTAATTTTCTTAGAATGTTGTTTTCTGAATGTAAAAAATCAAAGCAATATAAGGCCTAAACGTAAAAAATTGAAAGACTTTTATTTATAAGAACATAAAAAAATTGCGCAAAGTCAGAGACATTTGCGCAGCTTTTCATAAGAAACTCTTCGTAGAGCGAGGGGTAATTTGACACTAAAAATCTCGGTTTCTCGTATCAAAATAGCCGATACAGGGAGGGAGTATGCTCTGAGTGCTATTTTTTAAATCTACTGAAATTACCTAGCATTTGCAGGCTAACATGGATTTTATTTTAACAGTTTGGTACACTTTAAAGTGCTATAAAATCAAAAGCCACTCCGTTATGGAATGGCTTTTTGATTCTAATTATTGGCAAGATTGCAAATCTGCAGTATCGTGGTCAAATAGAATACTTATTTAATTTCTATAATTACTGTTCCAATTTCATTTTTTTTGTCATTATCATAAAAATGGATTCTTGCCTTAGTTCCAAGCTTATAAAATCTTCCCGTCGTTGTAATTGGGTTTTCAATTTGACCGTTTTCTAATTTAAACCAAATAATATCGTCATAAGCTGTTGAGTATGTTTTTTTGGTATTCTTATACGCTATCCTTAGTGTCCTACTATTATCGTCAACTATATCATAAGAGAGAATTCCACTCATACCGAAATTCTTTTTAGTTATAGCTTTATCCAACCAAAACTCTAATTCTTCTATTTTCTGATTTATTTGCTTACTACCTGTTATTTGGATGTTTTCCTTAGAAATCTTATTAGAAAAAATATTTTTTTCCTTAGACTCACTAATAGAGGATGAAGGATAAAAATAATAGTTTATGAATTGACCACTATTATGAACAGAGACGCTTACCAAATAATACACTATACCAATTAAAACAATTATCGAGATATATTTAATACTTTTTTTCATTTAAACTTAATTTTTTGTAGGAATTAATTTTTTATCAACATCAGTACCTTTATTACTTTTTTCTATTTCTGCTTGTTTTGAACTAGGACTAAAGTTTAATATTGGTGTTCCAAAGAGACCTTCATTTTTACTAACTTCGCCATTCTTTAGACCTCCAGCATCTAGGGCTTTTTTGATTCTCTTTGTGTACACAGATTACAAATCTGTGCTATCGGGTACGTTACATAATCCAAACGTTACCAAAATTTGCTTTTTAAATAAAGGATTAATCCTATAAATACACTAAACAAGGCAATTCCTGCATAAACTTTTATTATTATAATTAGATTACCATCTATTATGCCCATAATGGTTATTGCAGAAAATATAACTAATAATATTATATTCTCTGGTTTTTTTATCCAACTAATTAATTTATTTTTCATAATATTTTTATTTCTTTATTGACCAGTAGTTTTCTTTTTTTCTGTTGCTTTTGATACAGCCGTAGACGCAGTTCCTGAAGCGGCTGTAGCAGCTGTACTAGCTCTCCTAGCAACATAATTTTCGAGCTTTTTGGTTGCTCCACTAACATTTGCTTTCGCTTTAGAAGCCACATTTGATTTTCCACGAGCTATATTTTTTTCAGTATTAACCGCAGCTGTTAATTTTTTACCAGTTGAAGAGTTTAACGCGCTTTTTTCTAGTTTTTTACCTATACCTGCTGCAAGTCTTCCAGCACCAACATCAATAAGTGTGCTTTTTAACGAAACCTTACCTTCTTTAATACCCTGACCTGCCGCACTTACTCCTGCATCAGTGGCAACATCAACGGCTAATTTTGCAACTCTAGATGCATTTTTATATTGATTTAATGATGATATTCCCCCACTTAATGCACCTGCTCCTGCTGAAACTGCTATTGAGGTCATGCTTACATCTGTCCATGCTTCCGAACCCCTCGCTGACCGAAGTGTTCTTGTTCACGCTGCGCAAATGTCTCTGACTTTGCACCATTTCAAACAAATATAATTGAAAACATAAACCTCATAAAGTCTCCTGACTTTAAAACTAATTTTCTTAGAATGTTGTTTTCTGAATGTAAAAAATCAAAGCAATATAAGGCCTAAACGTAAAAAATTGAAAGACTTTTATTTATAAGAACATAAAAAAATTGCGCAAAGTCAGAGACATTTGCGCAGCTTTTCATAAGAAACTCTTCGTAGAGCGAGGGTTTTATATTTCTTTAGAATTATCATCATTTGATAATTGCACTTTACTTTCTTTATTATACTTTTTAAGTAAAAATTTATAACACAAATACCAAAAAACAACAAACGTAATTAATTGAACAATTATCACTGCAGTGTAATATTTACCCGCAATTAATATTCCAAAACTTAGAATACTTACAGGAAACGTAATTAACAGCACTACTAAAACCCAATCTCCATAAAAAGGAGGATAAGAACACAAAACTGCTATTGTTCCCAAACCAACATATAATAGAGAAAGTAATAATGAACTTCTTTTTGCTTTTCTTTTTAAATTTTCCATAATTATTTACTAGATGGTTGATTATTTACTCCTTTATTGGCTACACTATCCCATAATAGAACTGTACCCAATCCTCCGTTGTAAGGACTACTTAACTGTATTACTGTCTTGCCTGTTGAAAACAAGCCTAAACCAACTCCTAACAGCCCAGCTTGTACTTTTGTTTTTAAATCTACTGGTAAAGTTAATATTGATAATTCTTGTCCCACGAATCTCCAATCTGCACCTATAGCTTTGGTGTCTCCAAAAAGTCCTCCTGCTCCTGCTGTTCCAATATTTGCATACCTCCTGTCATGTCCAATAGCAGGATATTCTGCAAGACTTGAAGGAACATAAGAGAAATCATCAGCCCCACTATATGTTTTTGGATTATTGCCTCCAGGATAAGTTAATCCTAATAGATTTTGTCCAATTGTTCTAGTATCTAAACCATTTGGAGTTAGGTTCTTTTGAATTCCATGCCAAAAATTACCAAATGACTTTTCATCTGCATAACCCTTAATTCCACCACCTTCTTGTTTATATGTAGTAACTGCAAATTCATCTGCTAATGTCGAGCCATCGCTTAATTTACCTTGACCTCCTTCTGACATCTCACCCTCAATGAAAGTACTTTGTTGTGCAAATGTAGGAGAATTGTTCAAAGCATTATTTTCAAATCCTAAATAAGACATAAAACGCTTTATATCCTCTGCTTTATTTGTAGTATATCCACCCGCAGTAGTTTCCCATAATCCGCTTGGGTCTATAAATCTCATAGGATTATTAAAGCAATAACGATTAGGAGTTAAGTCATAAGCTAACTCTGCCAATGGGTCAGGATTTTGCATTCTGCCAATTGCTGGGTCGTATAGTCTAAAACCATAATCGTAAACATTCAGTCCCAGCTCGTCTTGGAGCTCTTTTCCGTTGTACTTATATTTCTGTGCAGTAGCATTACCTTGGTTAGTTACAATATTAATATGGCTGCTCTGTTTTAAACCAAATGGATAATAATTGTTTTCCTCAATAATATTTAAATTTTTATTATAGCTTAAACGTACATTTCCTAAATGATCCTTATATTGGTAAATATACTCATAAACTCCTGAATTATAACGAACATAACCTTCCGGATGCGGAAAAAATTGTAAAACATTATTTTCATATTGAAAGCCTCCTGCATATTGGGTTGTAATACTACCGGCAATTTTTTGTTGTTTTAGACCTTGTGCATCATATTTATAATCTATGCTTCCTGAACTAAAAGATATATTTGTAGGTAGATTGAGGTAATTATAAGCTACAGCTACAATTTCTTTATTACCATCTGCTGTCATATTTCCATTAACATCATAGCCATAATCAATATTGGAACCGCTATTTCCGTTGTTAAATCCCTGAGTATTTCCTGAGCTATCTTCAACTTTCAGTAATTTATTACCATTGTCATAAGCATATGTCAAATTATCAATAGTACCGTAATTTGGAGTATTCAAAATGGTATTTCCATTCCTGAACATTGTCATAATATTTCCATTTTTATCATATGATTGTCTTTCATTATAGCGATCTAGATTGTCTTTTGCATCTATTAAACGATTAAGCGCATCATAGCTGTAAAGATAACTTCTTAAACTTGTATCTGTATGGGCTGTTTTCCATAGAGTCTGGCTTATGTTACCATTAAAAAAAGGAGTTCCAGCTGATGGGGTATTATAATTTATTTTAAAAGCAAACAAAGAACTTCCTATATTATTGACATCATTGATATCTTTAAGCCATCCCCTAGCATTATAATTATAATTGACGGTTTGTACTCCGCCAACAGATTTGGTAATCAGCTGACCCAAGTTATCGTAAGTATTAGAAACAATGATTTCCTGAGGCTGATTATTTATTTTTTGTTTTTGATTCAATGTTCTTCCGATATGATCATAAGTATAAGTGTCTACTATAGTAATATCTGGAGCGTTTGTTTTTTTGTGTGTACTTGTCGTTTCAAGTATTTTGCCTGTAAAATCGAGATTACTTTTGGCAGTATTTTCTGTAGCTAAAAAATTATTTTTATTATAGGTATATATGATTCTTCCTTTTGTGTCATAATAACTTACAGTGGTAATCCAGTTGTTAGTAGCTAAAACACGTACTTTTGAACAAACTGTCATTCCTTTTGCATTAGTTATAGGAGTAATGCCGTAAGATGTAATAGCTGTGCCACCATCTAAATTGATATTAGCATAATTATCATAATAAGTAATGGTAAGCAAATCAGTTCCTGTATTTGGAAAAGCATTGTTAGAATAATTTATACTAACAGTATTAATGTCTAATGGTGTTGTTAATCTGTTTTCAAACAAAACGACACTTCCATTGGCTAAAGTTTGTACCGCAGTACGTGAAGTTTGTGAAGAGTTTACATACTCACCAGTATATATAGGTCTGCTAAATGCATCATATTTAGTAAAAATCCATTTATTTGTAGTTTGTAAAATAGCATCTTGTGTTAAAATAGGTCTGTTCAGTTTGTCATAAACAATATATTCCCAACCTTTTCCCGGTAATTTTTTCTCAACAAGCCTATTACGGGAATCATATTTATATTGGTAACATAAGTTATCCAAAGTAGTCTGATTAGAATCTACAACAGCACTAAATGTACTTCCTGTCTGCGCGTGAAAACCGGGCATTAGCACAATTGAACTGGAAGCAATCAAATTTAGGGTACTGCCATAAGCCACTACTGCTGTTGATGTTAGACTGGCTTGCGCGCTTGAGCTAGCTATTAAATCAACAGCCTTTGGCGGAATTACAAAAGTTAAATTACCATAAGTATCATATACATAATAAGTATCGTGAGGAGTTTCAGTTGAAGTGATCTGCCCATTACTGTCTTTATAGTCAGAAAATGCTCTTTTTAATATAACGCGACCTTCTTTATCTTTAAATTCTTCTGTGGTATTGTTTTTTCCTGAAGTCCAGTTCTCATTTTTGGTAATTGTTTTATACAATTGTAAATCAGTATAGGATCCCTGAACTTCTAAATTTGGAACTTCTTTATTTCCGTTAATAAACGATACTGCAAAACGTTTTACTATATCATTTGAACCATTTGCATTATATTCAAATTTAATGGTATGATCATTATCATTAAATTTATCTAATTTCCATGTAACTCCCGGAGCACTTTGTTCTTTAATTCTGCTAAGAGCTGATGCTTCAAAATACTTTTCAGAAAATGGAGTTGCTTCTGAAGGGTCTATATTTTGAAAATCATCTGGATATTTTGCAGCATAAAAATAACTAAGTTCTAAAATATCACCATAATAATCGGGTACTAAGCTAGTTTCAAAATTCAAACTGCTTGCAGGTCTAGCATAAGAAAGATAATCTCTTTTTTGCCTGCCAAAATAATCATATCCAAACGGTGTAATAATATCTTGTTTATTTCCTCCTGACTGTTTTGCGATACGTTGCAATGGGCGTCCTAAACCGTCAAAATACGTAATTTCCTCAACTTTTTGATCATTCGAGACATTACCCGTTACAGTCTCTACCTGAAAGCTTGTCGATTTAATAAAATTCCTTGAAGTCGTTTGAGCCAAAACCAATAATGGTAATAATAAGGCTGATAAAATATATAGCAACTTTTTCATGTCCATTGGTTTTATTGTTTGTAATTATACTCGTTCTGGCTTAATATATGGCCTGTTGCATCAACTACTTGCTTTAATCTACTGAAGTTATCATACTGATAAAACATGGTATAACCTTTTGTGTCTGTTATGCTTGTTATACCTATCAAAGGATCATAAGTATAAGTAGTTACCATCGCATTTGGTGCCGCATTCCGTAAATTAGTCAAAGCAGTTCGTAAAGTATCTTCTAACGCTGGAGAACTATCAGTATTAGATGCGTCTATCGTAGCAGAAATAATACTTTGAATATTTAAAGCGTCAGCAGCAGTAAAATTTTCCAGTTTTGCTATAGGATATTGTTCATTATAACCCCACACATAATAAGTCGACGGACCATCAGTATAGTTTGATTCCAGTAACTTGCCCTTTGCCGTATAACTGTTAAAATTCATAACAGGCTTATAAAAAGAGCTGTAATTTGTTTCAGAAGCAGGAGAATTAAATTCAGTTTTAGAAATTGTTCTCGGCAAATAAAATCCTGAACTATTGAAATAATCTGTTTTTGTACCTTGCGTAACGATGTTGTTTTTTAAAATAATACTTTCGATTGGTATTCCAATCATATTTTTGTTTACCATAGTTAAACTTGTAGGGTCGGTAAAATCAAAAGCATACTTGAGTTTTTCAGTTATCTGAATATTATCATTGTTATATGAAGTAGACTGTAATAAATCTTTTGAATTATAACTGTAATTCGTCTCTGAAACTATACTTTTTCTATCATTAGTCATTAATGTATTTAATAATTTTGTTTTTAATGGCCATTCCACTATGTAATAATATTGTAAAATTTTTCTGCCCGTTTCAGCATCTCCTGAAGTAGGATCTGGAGTTCCCTTATCCTTAAAGGCTTTTATAATACTACTGCTAGTAGATGTATAATCCAATTCCTCTTTTTCTACTAAGATATTTGCACTACCACCATATGTTGCAAATTTTTCAACAGATTTAGGTAATCCATTTCTGTAATTGATAAAACGAGGAGAATCTGGAAATCTATCGTCAAAAAAATCAGACTCCGTATCATTGTAAAATGTATATCTTGTAGTAGAAGTATCATCTTCTTCATCTAATATATATTCTTCTACCCAATCATAACCAACAAAATTTCCATGATTAAATGAAGACAATGGAGTTTTGGATTCAGAAACTTGTGTACAATAAGCACCATCAATATAAATAGTTTCTGGTACTCCATACCTTTTAAGAGTATGATATAATACAGGTTCTACCAACATATTCCCGACCGGGTATGTGAACCTTCTAATTTTTGCATCCGTTTTTATTTCGCTTATTCTTATTCCGCCAGTTTTATATGGACCAATAGGAGTTCCTGGAGATGGCAAGGTAAATATATCCTGATATAATAATCTCCAAAATGCCAGTACATCCCTTGGGGGCGTATATGCTGTAAATTCATATATGCCTGAATCTACAGTAAATTCTTTATCATTCAATGTTATTTCATTTCCTTGAGCCTGCGGACCAGAACCAAAAACATATGGACATTCATAAGTAAAAAGTGTACTAGATGAGGGACTTATTTTTCTTAACCTGCCAAGAGGATTACCTGCAATGCTGTGATAATTGTAAGTTGGATCCATTAAACCAGTCGAATTTTCTAAACTACCGGTTATTTTTAATGTAGTTGGAGTATTAATTTGAAACGTATATACTTGAGAAGGAGGTATATCTTCATATGGATTTACACTATAATAATTATAAACAGGTAAATCTTTGATGATACTATTACTTGCAGATAGCGTTTCATAAGTGTGCGTTTCAAAATATGGGGAACTAATTGTATTTTGTTCATATTTAAACTCTGCAGCACCTCCGGTTGGATAGTTGATTTTTTTTAATGTTCCTATTATCGTTTTATCAAAATTAGCATCCTTTTTTACACCAGAGTAATTCACATTATTAAGTTTTAATCCTATATAATAATTTTCTCCATATGTTCTTCCATTTTGAAATCCCCAATAATCAACATTTTTAGAATTTTTGGGAGGAAAATCACCTTGATAATATTCAAAGTTATATCCATTATTCAAAGGTATATTTGCATAATATGCTGTATTATATCCGTTTGTTGATGGAGTAGTTGAAGTATATTCAGTAAGTTTATTTAATTTCAGCCTTTTAAAAACATGAGTGTATAGAGAATTTTCTGCATAATCATTATTAAAATAACTATAATCAAATTTGTAACATTTTATTAAAGTATTAGTGCTATTATATATACAAACTGCATCTAATTTCTCGCTATCACCTTTTATATCATATCTCGAAGAAGTAGTAAAATCAATACGTCCAAAATCACCTTCGATTTTCTTTAAACGTAAAGCAGTATTAACTATTTTTGATTTATAATAATATAGATAACTAGAATGATTACGTAAATAGTTTTCACAAGATTCCTGTACTGGAAGATTTTGTGTTTCTACATCATAAGTAAAGTTAATTTCTTTGCCATGGTTTGTAATTATTTTAGTCAAACACCAGCTTGTTATCATTGGATAAGGGCTTTGAGGTCCTGATACGATACCAGTATCGTCTTCCCTGTCGAAAGCTACAAAACTCATTGTTTCATTATCGTATACGGGGTTAGCTACTGTATGTATGTTTTTATTTAGGAATCCGGTTTGTGAATAATTTTTGGTAATCTCCCATCTATTATAAAAATATTGATTTCCTTGAGCATCTGTAATTTTAAATGCAATTGTATTTGTACCAACAGCGTTTTTAACTACTTCTATTTTTAAATTATGAGATTTATCAAATAAAACGGCTCCCCTCGATTTATCTAATATAAATTTACCGTTCATACCAGGTAAATTATAATAAAAAATATCTGGTTCAGAATCGTAAATTAAACGATATCCAGAAGAAGCCTGCCATGGACTGATAATTGGAGGATCAAAATGTGTTTGTAGTATTGAGTTTTGTTCAGGGGCATCATAGTATCCCATTGATATAGGGACGTAATTAGGGTCTGGTTGGGTAATCAAAAAATCATCTGTGCAATTTACACTTCTTGAAATTCTGCTTCCTACATCAAGCGACCAGCCTAAACCAACCCATGTAGCTTCTTGATCTACCCTAATTCCCGATGCATGATAGGTCAGGTTAATAGGCAGCTTAAAATCATCTACGTCTATTTCGTAGAGGGGTATATTAGTGCTAGGCGTTCCGGTATAATAAGATACAGGGTAATCTGCATATTTTGCAAGTTCAGCCGCATTTGGAGTCATTGGAACGACATGTGGATAAGCAATGTCTTGATTTTGAGAATAGGAATTTATTATGGAAATGATTGAAATAAATAAGATTACAATTTTCTTCATAATTTAATTTGAAATATTTATTAATAATGAGGTTTGGTTTGAAATTTGAAAATGTTTAAGATATAGCTTTGGTACAATAGATTCTGATAATAAAATTTAATGAATAATTTTGTGACGAAACAAGTTTAGGTAATAAAATCCAAATTACAACTATAACGATTGAAAAATATATTAACACAATAAATCTTACTTGTCAATAAGTCTTTTATTAAATATTATTTTTGTTTATGCAATAGCACTACTAAGTTGAAACATAGGTAAATACATCGCAACCAATAAAACAGCAACCAAAACCCCAACAAAAAGAATAATGAAAGGCTCTAAAACCGTAGTCATAATTTTAGATTGCTGTACAACTTCCTGATTGTATTGTTCACTGAGCTGTTTGAAAACATATTCGGTTTGGTTGGTTTCCTCGGCTACTTTTACAAGCGATATGATTCTGTTATCAAAAAGAGAATTGTTTTTCAAGCTTGCGCTCAGGCTGTTTCCTTTTAATATACTTTCTTCCACTTTTTCTAAAGCATCTTGAAGGGGAACAAAACGTATCATTTTTTTAACCATTTGAATACTATTTAAAAGCGGCACTTTTGCCGTTGTTAATAAAGTAACTGCTTGTGTAAATTGTGCTAAATATACTTTTGTCATAAAAGGACCAATCACGGGAATTTTGATTAAAAAATAATGCAGTGTTTTTTTGTATTTGGCATTGTCCTTAAAAAATTGAGTTGAGAAAACAAAAAGCACAATTGCAATCAAAAAATAAACACCGTATGTTTTAGTTAAACCCGAAAGTTTGACGATTATTTGAGTCAGAAAAGGCAATTCCATATTGTTTTGTTTGAAAATCCCCTCAAACATCGGCACAACATAACTTAACATAAAAACAACAACCAAAACAGCTGTACTTAATACGATAGAAGGGTAGGTAAGAGCAGCAATTATAATACGTTTTTGTTCATTTTTGCGTTCAAAAAAATGACCAAGTTCCTGACATACTTGTGCTGTTGTTCCTGTTTCTTCACCAATTTGAATAGAATAATATTCGTATTCCGTAAATAATTTTGAGGTTTGTAAAGCATCTGAAAATGGTTTTCCATTTACAACATCGTTCAATATTGACTGAATTAGCTCTTTATCAGCATTCTTTTTTAGTGATTCAGCAATTAGAGATAATCCTTCTTTAAAACTAACTCCCGCTTTTAACAGAACCGATAATTCCTGATAAAAAGCTTGTTTCTTTTTATTGTTAAAACTGTCGCCAAAAAGAGTGATTTCCTTTTTCAACAGGCTTTCTATACTACTCGAATTGTTAGACTGAATAGTTTTTTTGTTTGGGGTATTTTCTATTTTAAAGGCCATCCTGATTCATAAAAAAGGTTACATCATTTTTTTTCGAAACAAATATTTCATAGTCTGGCAGAGTAGTGTTAGCCAACAAACTTAATGCGTCGATGCATCCGTTATTAATTTCTTTTCCTCGAAAAAAGACTTTGCCGGGGATAATTTTTAATTTAATAGTGTCTAGGTTTCTCATGGTAAATTCTTCTTTAAATGAGTACGTTACAGTATCTATTTCAGAAGTCATTATTAAAATTTGTTTTTGATTGTCATACAGTATAGTGTGCGGTTCGTTGAAATCCTGCCATAGTTTTTGTTCAAAAAGAGCAAGTGTGCTTGTTTTATCAAAATTTGTCTGAATTGCATGAATTTGTTTTTGCACAATACGCAAAACACTAAATGCCATACCAACTACAATAGCAGTTATAATCATAACAACTAATAATTCGGCCAGAGTAAATGATTTTAATTTTTTTGTTGCCATATTGTTTGCTGCTTTGAAATTTCTTTTTTAGAAATATTATTTATAGCCGAAATAGAAATTATTTTTTTTGCAG
It contains:
- a CDS encoding type II secretion system F family protein, whose product is MAFKIENTPNKKTIQSNNSSSIESLLKKEITLFGDSFNNKKKQAFYQELSVLLKAGVSFKEGLSLIAESLKKNADKELIQSILNDVVNGKPFSDALQTSKLFTEYEYYSIQIGEETGTTAQVCQELGHFFERKNEQKRIIIAALTYPSIVLSTAVLVVVFMLSYVVPMFEGIFKQNNMELPFLTQIIVKLSGLTKTYGVYFLIAIVLFVFSTQFFKDNAKYKKTLHYFLIKIPVIGPFMTKVYLAQFTQAVTLLTTAKVPLLNSIQMVKKMIRFVPLQDALEKVEESILKGNSLSASLKNNSLFDNRIISLVKVAEETNQTEYVFKQLSEQYNQEVVQQSKIMTTVLEPFIILFVGVLVAVLLVAMYLPMFQLSSAIA
- a CDS encoding type II secretion system protein J → MATKKLKSFTLAELLVVMIITAIVVGMAFSVLRIVQKQIHAIQTNFDKTSTLALFEQKLWQDFNEPHTILYDNQKQILIMTSEIDTVTYSFKEEFTMRNLDTIKLKIIPGKVFFRGKEINNGCIDALSLLANTTLPDYEIFVSKKNDVTFFMNQDGL
- a CDS encoding RHS repeat-associated core domain-containing protein — translated: MKKLLYILSALLLPLLVLAQTTSRNFIKSTSFQVETVTGNVSNDQKVEEITYFDGLGRPLQRIAKQSGGNKQDIITPFGYDYFGRQKRDYLSYARPASSLNFETSLVPDYYGDILELSYFYAAKYPDDFQNIDPSEATPFSEKYFEASALSRIKEQSAPGVTWKLDKFNDNDHTIKFEYNANGSNDIVKRFAVSFINGNKEVPNLEVQGSYTDLQLYKTITKNENWTSGKNNTTEEFKDKEGRVILKRAFSDYKDSNGQITSTETPHDTYYVYDTYGNLTFVIPPKAVDLIASSSAQASLTSTAVVAYGSTLNLIASSSIVLMPGFHAQTGSTFSAVVDSNQTTLDNLCYQYKYDSRNRLVEKKLPGKGWEYIVYDKLNRPILTQDAILQTTNKWIFTKYDAFSRPIYTGEYVNSSQTSRTAVQTLANGSVVLFENRLTTPLDINTVSINYSNNAFPNTGTDLLTITYYDNYANINLDGGTAITSYGITPITNAKGMTVCSKVRVLATNNWITTVSYYDTKGRIIYTYNKNNFLATENTAKSNLDFTGKILETTSTHKKTNAPDITIVDTYTYDHIGRTLNQKQKINNQPQEIIVSNTYDNLGQLITKSVGGVQTVNYNYNARGWLKDINDVNNIGSSLFAFKINYNTPSAGTPFFNGNISQTLWKTAHTDTSLRSYLYSYDALNRLIDAKDNLDRYNERQSYDKNGNIMTMFRNGNTILNTPNYGTIDNLTYAYDNGNKLLKVEDSSGNTQGFNNGNSGSNIDYGYDVNGNMTADGNKEIVAVAYNYLNLPTNISFSSGSIDYKYDAQGLKQQKIAGSITTQYAGGFQYENNVLQFFPHPEGYVRYNSGVYEYIYQYKDHLGNVRLSYNKNLNIIEENNYYPFGLKQSSHINIVTNQGNATAQKYKYNGKELQDELGLNVYDYGFRLYDPAIGRMQNPDPLAELAYDLTPNRYCFNNPMRFIDPSGLWETTAGGYTTNKAEDIKRFMSYLGFENNALNNSPTFAQQSTFIEGEMSEGGQGKLSDGSTLADEFAVTTYKQEGGGIKGYADEKSFGNFWHGIQKNLTPNGLDTRTIGQNLLGLTYPGGNNPKTYSGADDFSYVPSSLAEYPAIGHDRRYANIGTAGAGGLFGDTKAIGADWRFVGQELSILTLPVDLKTKVQAGLLGVGLGLFSTGKTVIQLSSPYNGGLGTVLLWDSVANKGVNNQPSSK